The Acidobacteriota bacterium DNA segment ACGGACCAAAACAAAGGCAAGTCGAACACCGCGTCTGGCCACGATCGCGTTCCTCGTGCTTGCAGCAAGGGCCTCAGCACCACTGACCGCTCAGGACCAACTCTTCGAACAGACGGATGTCTTTGTCGCGGGTGAAGATGGGGTGACCGAATACCGAATTCCCGTGCTGGTCACAGCCAACGACGGAAGCCTGCTGGCGATCTGCGATGCTCGAGTCAATCGTACGGGTGATGCTCCCAACAACATCGATATAGTCATGAAGCGCAGCATGGATGGCGGCCGGTCCTGGGGTGCGCTCAAGGTGCTGGCGGACGTGGGAGAGGGAGCCGCTGCGGATTCCTGTGCCGTGGTCGACCGGCACACGGGAACCATCCGGGTCTTCTTCGGATACTATCCGGTGGGTATCGGAAGTCGGAACGCCCGGCCCGGCCTCTACGGTCCCACCGTGATGTTGTGGTCTGTCAAGAGCGAAGACAACGGCCAGACGTGGTCGAAGCCCATCGATGTCACCGCCATGGTCAAGAAGTCCGAATGGCAGGCCGGTTCCCCCGGGCCGGGGGTAGGGATACAGACGCGGAGCGGCAGATTGATCATCCCGCGCTACTATCTTGTCGGACTCGACTATTACGGATCGCACGTGATGTACAGCGATGACCACGGAGAGACGTGGAGGATTGGCGGCGAGGTGCAGGCGGAAGGGAAGACAAATGAAAGTCAGCTAGTCGAGTTGGCCGACGGTTCGCTGCTGATCAACATGCGTGGTCAATTTGAAAATCACCGAAAGACCGCCAGAAGCATTGACGGGGGCATGAGTTGGCGTGAGGTCAGCATGGACCCGACCCTTATCGAGCCCCGTTGCCAGGCCAGCCTGCTC contains these protein-coding regions:
- a CDS encoding sialidase family protein, translating into MKKKNPEVHGARRLKLAALKESPLSHRTVGFSPRTKTKASRTPRLATIAFLVLAARASAPLTAQDQLFEQTDVFVAGEDGVTEYRIPVLVTANDGSLLAICDARVNRTGDAPNNIDIVMKRSMDGGRSWGALKVLADVGEGAAADSCAVVDRHTGTIRVFFGYYPVGIGSRNARPGLYGPTVMLWSVKSEDNGQTWSKPIDVTAMVKKSEWQAGSPGPGVGIQTRSGRLIIPRYYLVGLDYYGSHVMYSDDHGETWRIGGEVQAEGKTNESQLVELADGSLLINMRGQFENHRKTARSIDGGMSWREVSMDPTLIEPRCQASLLGFTDRLLYAKDRILFSNPADRERRNMTVRLSYDEGKSWPVAKQLHGGPSAYSCLTVLSDMTIGCLYERGDETPYEKITFAHFDIEWLTNGEDSLSPNSPPGR